The following proteins come from a genomic window of Flavobacterium eburneipallidum:
- a CDS encoding glutamate-5-semialdehyde dehydrogenase, translating to MNTLLSIEKRNAVLCRMAELLEQERANLKSINQQDMSNYSGDDLAMEKRLLVDDAKVDAMILSMQQLANQNDPVGVERSHFVHDNGMKVINKTAAFGTIMIIYESRPDVTVEAGGIAFKSGNKILLKGGKESLLSNLKIVSLWHQALEENNIAKDWVEYLNYNRAETQAFLENPTQRVDLIVPRGGEQLIAFTKKHATCPVIVSGRGNNFVYVNQEADLKKALDIIINGKTTNIGVCNALDKVLIDTKLPNWESFAKQLVTELQKYNVEVLGDTAFANATQIPSIQNDEIWYEEFLNYKIVIGVVNSDEEAIAKINKYCGGHSASIITQNDATAQEFMDSIDSAAVYQNASTRFTDGGQFGLGGELAISTDKLHQRGPIGLEHLVTNKWYIYGEGQVR from the coding sequence ATGAACACATTATTATCCATAGAAAAAAGAAATGCTGTTTTATGCCGAATGGCGGAACTTTTGGAACAAGAAAGAGCCAATCTTAAAAGTATTAATCAACAGGATATGAGCAATTATTCTGGAGATGATTTGGCTATGGAAAAACGCTTGTTGGTAGACGATGCCAAAGTCGATGCAATGATTTTGTCGATGCAGCAATTGGCAAACCAGAATGATCCTGTTGGCGTGGAAAGATCCCATTTTGTTCACGATAACGGAATGAAAGTTATCAACAAAACGGCTGCTTTTGGGACAATAATGATTATTTATGAATCTAGACCTGACGTAACGGTTGAAGCTGGTGGAATTGCATTCAAATCTGGAAACAAAATCTTGCTTAAAGGCGGAAAAGAGTCATTGTTGTCGAATTTGAAAATTGTTTCGCTTTGGCACCAAGCCCTAGAAGAAAACAATATTGCTAAAGACTGGGTGGAATATTTGAATTACAACCGTGCCGAAACCCAAGCTTTCCTGGAAAATCCAACACAAAGAGTCGATTTAATCGTGCCTCGTGGGGGTGAACAGTTGATTGCTTTTACCAAAAAACACGCCACTTGCCCCGTGATCGTAAGTGGTCGTGGTAATAACTTTGTGTATGTAAATCAAGAAGCCGATTTGAAAAAAGCATTAGACATTATAATCAACGGAAAAACCACTAACATAGGTGTTTGTAATGCTTTGGATAAAGTATTAATTGATACAAAATTGCCTAATTGGGAAAGTTTTGCCAAGCAATTGGTTACTGAATTACAAAAATACAATGTGGAAGTTTTAGGCGATACTGCTTTCGCAAATGCAACACAAATACCTTCAATTCAAAATGATGAAATCTGGTACGAAGAATTTTTGAATTACAAAATTGTTATTGGAGTTGTAAATTCTGATGAAGAAGCGATTGCCAAAATCAATAAATATTGTGGCGGTCACTCGGCTTCCATAATTACACAAAATGATGCTACTGCTCAAGAATTTATGGATAGCATTGATTCGGCTGCTGTGTATCAAAATGCTTCTACTCGTTTTACTGATGGAGGACAATTTGGTTTAGGAGGAGAATTAGCTATCAGCACTGATAAATTGCACCAACGAGGACCTATTGGTTTGGAACACCTTGTTACGAATAAATGGTATATTTACGGCGAAGGACAAGTTAGGTAG
- the argH gene encoding argininosuccinate lyase: protein MKLWEKGIPTDKQIDFFTVGNDRELDLILAKHDVTGNIAQAKMLAKIGLITNQECEDLLGALAEIQDDITAGNFTIEDSFEDVHSKVEYLLTQKVGEAGKKIHTARSRNDQVLVDMNLYLKEEVLQLKQQVKSLFDLLMTSAEKHQNVLLPGYTHLQIAMPSSFGMWFSAYAESLIDDMSMLNAALKVVDQNPLGSAAGYGSSFPIDRNFTTEEMGFSTLKYNSVAAQMSRGKSEKTVAFAMASVAGTLSKFAYDVCLYMSQNFDFIGLPANLTTGSSIMPHKKNPDVFELIRGKCNKIQALPYELTLITNNLPSGYHRDLQLLKEGVFPAIQNLKACLDIAIFSIPDIKVKENILEDKKYDYLFTVDTLNEMVSAGIPFRDAYKEVALQIEAGNYQSPKATQHTHEGSINNLCLEEIKEKMKLAF, encoded by the coding sequence ATGAAACTTTGGGAAAAAGGAATACCAACAGATAAACAAATCGATTTTTTCACTGTTGGCAACGATAGAGAATTAGATTTAATTTTAGCAAAACACGACGTTACAGGAAACATCGCACAGGCAAAAATGCTTGCTAAAATTGGATTGATCACCAATCAGGAATGCGAAGATTTACTTGGTGCTTTAGCCGAAATTCAAGACGATATCACGGCTGGAAACTTTACAATTGAAGATTCATTTGAAGATGTACATTCAAAAGTAGAATATTTATTGACTCAAAAAGTAGGCGAAGCTGGTAAAAAAATTCATACTGCCCGTTCCCGTAATGACCAGGTTTTGGTTGATATGAATTTATACTTAAAAGAAGAAGTCCTACAGCTAAAACAACAAGTAAAATCACTTTTTGATTTGTTAATGACTTCTGCAGAAAAGCACCAAAACGTTTTATTGCCAGGTTATACTCATTTGCAAATTGCTATGCCAAGTTCCTTTGGAATGTGGTTTTCTGCTTATGCCGAAAGTTTGATAGACGATATGAGTATGCTTAATGCAGCTTTAAAAGTAGTTGATCAAAATCCATTAGGTTCAGCGGCAGGATATGGTAGCTCCTTCCCTATTGATAGAAATTTTACTACTGAAGAAATGGGTTTTAGCACATTGAAATACAACTCGGTTGCAGCACAAATGAGCCGTGGAAAATCAGAGAAAACCGTTGCTTTTGCAATGGCAAGCGTAGCAGGTACACTTTCTAAATTTGCTTATGATGTGTGTTTGTATATGAGTCAGAATTTTGATTTTATTGGTTTACCAGCAAATCTAACGACAGGTTCTAGCATTATGCCTCATAAAAAAAACCCTGATGTATTTGAATTAATTCGTGGAAAATGCAACAAAATTCAAGCCCTACCTTATGAATTAACTTTAATTACAAATAACTTACCCAGCGGCTATCACAGAGATTTACAGCTTTTGAAGGAAGGTGTTTTTCCTGCGATTCAAAACCTAAAAGCTTGTTTAGATATAGCTATTTTCTCCATTCCAGATATCAAGGTAAAAGAAAATATTTTAGAAGATAAAAAATACGATTATTTGTTTACCGTAGATACGCTGAACGAAATGGTTTCGGCTGGAATTCCTTTTAGAGATGCTTACAAAGAAGTGGCTTTACAAATTGAAGCTGGAAATTACCAATCGCCAAAAGCAACTCAACACACTCACGAAGGAAGTATCAACAACCTTTGTTTGGAAGAGATTAAGGAAAAAATGAAATTGGCTTTTTAA
- a CDS encoding VOC family protein, whose amino-acid sequence MNLNQITIPVFNVETSIRFYKKLGLKLIVEALPNYARFECTDGGTTLSLHKVETKPKNSGIWIYFEVEDLDQKVNQLISQGFEFEELPNDKPWLWRESRLKDLDENQLILYYAGSNRINPPWKIE is encoded by the coding sequence ATGAATTTAAATCAAATAACAATTCCCGTTTTTAATGTAGAGACATCTATTCGATTTTATAAAAAATTAGGATTAAAGTTGATTGTAGAGGCATTGCCAAATTATGCTAGATTTGAATGTACGGATGGTGGAACTACTTTGTCACTTCATAAAGTAGAAACAAAACCCAAAAATTCGGGAATATGGATATATTTTGAAGTAGAGGATTTGGATCAAAAAGTAAATCAATTAATAAGTCAGGGATTTGAATTTGAAGAATTACCCAACGACAAACCGTGGTTATGGAGAGAAAGCAGATTAAAAGATTTAGATGAAAATCAACTGATTTTATATTATGCTGGAAGTAATCGAATTAATCCACCTTGGAAAATAGAATAG
- a CDS encoding GNAT family N-acetyltransferase, with amino-acid sequence MKISIVIAQEEHYKYAEEICDTIETSALLRGTGIAKRTPEYIHKKMKAGDAVIALDKNSVFAGFCYIESWQHGQYVAHSGLIVHPDFRNLGLAKKIKTFVFNYSLEKYKGAKVFGITTGLAVMKINSDLGYKPVPFSELTNDPSFWKGCQTCTNYEILKSKDNKMCLCTGMLYDPAEKPKDPPKHPFNVRIWNRLKEIKAALFLEKKEKINSI; translated from the coding sequence ATGAAAATATCTATAGTTATAGCGCAAGAAGAACATTATAAGTACGCCGAAGAAATTTGCGATACCATAGAAACTTCTGCTTTATTAAGAGGTACTGGAATTGCAAAAAGAACACCAGAATACATTCATAAAAAAATGAAAGCTGGTGATGCTGTTATTGCATTAGACAAAAATAGCGTTTTTGCAGGTTTCTGCTATATCGAAAGTTGGCAACACGGTCAGTATGTAGCCCACTCTGGATTAATCGTGCATCCTGATTTTAGAAATTTAGGCTTGGCAAAAAAGATAAAAACTTTTGTTTTCAATTATTCTTTGGAAAAATACAAAGGTGCCAAGGTTTTTGGAATCACAACAGGTTTGGCTGTAATGAAAATCAATTCCGATTTGGGCTACAAACCAGTTCCGTTTTCCGAATTAACAAACGATCCTAGTTTTTGGAAAGGCTGTCAAACCTGTACCAATTACGAGATTCTGAAAAGCAAAGATAATAAAATGTGTTTGTGTACCGGAATGCTTTATGATCCAGCCGAGAAACCAAAAGATCCACCAAAACATCCATTTAATGTCCGAATTTGGAATCGTTTAAAAGAAATTAAAGCAGCACTTTTCTTGGAAAAAAAAGAAAAAATAAACAGTATTTAA
- a CDS encoding M20 family metallo-hydrolase, whose product MKNIENLIQEAIALLKSLIETPSFSSEEDKTAILIENWFTQNNIPFERENNNIWAYNKNFDKSKPTLLLNSHHDTVRPNQGYTNNPFEAIVKDGKLFGLGSNDAGGCLVSLIATFTHFYTVENLPYNIVIVASAEEESSGKKGLNSVLKHLPELECAIVGEPTLMQLAVAEKGLLVLDVVVKGTASHAAHNNPDNPIYNAMPVIEWFKTYQFEKISEVLGPVKMTVTQVTAGKQHNVVPAECHLVVDIRVNDCYNNTEILETVRANINAEVTPRSMHLNASSIPISHGLVQAGIALGRTTYGSPTLSDQSVLYCKSLKLGPGESLRSHSADEFIYVNEIEEGIQLYIKILTDFFKN is encoded by the coding sequence ATGAAAAACATAGAAAATCTTATACAAGAAGCCATTGCATTATTAAAATCGTTAATCGAAACTCCTTCCTTTTCGAGTGAAGAAGATAAAACAGCGATTTTAATCGAAAATTGGTTTACACAAAACAACATTCCTTTCGAAAGAGAAAACAATAATATTTGGGCATACAACAAAAATTTTGATAAATCCAAACCAACTCTTTTACTGAATTCACACCACGATACTGTAAGACCAAATCAGGGTTATACTAACAATCCATTCGAAGCAATTGTAAAAGATGGAAAATTATTTGGACTTGGAAGTAATGATGCTGGAGGATGTTTGGTTTCATTAATCGCAACCTTTACTCATTTTTATACCGTTGAAAATCTGCCTTACAATATTGTAATTGTGGCTTCAGCAGAAGAAGAAAGCAGCGGAAAAAAAGGGTTGAACAGCGTTTTAAAACATTTGCCAGAATTGGAATGCGCTATCGTTGGCGAGCCTACTTTGATGCAATTGGCAGTAGCCGAAAAAGGATTATTAGTATTGGATGTTGTTGTAAAAGGTACAGCAAGTCACGCCGCCCACAACAATCCAGACAATCCAATTTATAATGCAATGCCTGTAATTGAATGGTTCAAAACCTATCAATTCGAAAAAATATCAGAAGTTTTAGGTCCTGTAAAAATGACTGTAACTCAAGTTACCGCAGGAAAACAGCATAATGTAGTTCCTGCTGAATGTCATTTGGTTGTGGATATTCGGGTGAATGATTGCTACAACAATACCGAAATTTTAGAAACCGTAAGAGCAAACATAAATGCCGAAGTTACACCACGCTCGATGCACTTAAATGCCTCATCTATTCCTATTTCTCACGGATTAGTTCAAGCAGGAATTGCATTAGGAAGAACAACTTATGGTTCGCCAACCCTTTCTGATCAATCCGTTTTGTATTGCAAATCTTTGAAACTAGGACCGGGAGAAAGTTTGCGGTCGCATTCAGCAGACGAATTTATATATGTAAACGAAATAGAAGAAGGAATTCAATTGTATATCAAAATATTGACGGATTTTTTTAAAAATTAA
- a CDS encoding argininosuccinate synthase — protein MANKKVVLAYSGGLDTSYCLKYLKNEKGFEVHTVLINTGGFDDAELQAIEDRAYELGSAQHANLTILDKYYDKAIKYLIFGNVLKNNTYPLSVSAERVFQAIEAIKYAKSVGATAIAHGSTGAGNDQIRFDLIFQTIAPEIEIITPIRDLKLSRQEEVDYLAKNGVHYSWEKAQYSINKGLWGTSVGGKETLTSGQPLPSEAYPSQLTKEGEEKVTLEFLKGELVAVNGKKDKPSNNIVVLEKLANAYAIGRDIHVGDTIIGIKGRVGFEAAAPLIIIKAHHLLEKHTLGKWQQYWKEQLGNWYGMLFHEGQFLDPVMRNIETFLEDTQKTVNGTVTVSLKPYHFSLDGIESKNDLMNTGFGQYGEMNNAWTSDDAKGFIKILGNAQNIFSSVNNETYE, from the coding sequence ATGGCAAATAAAAAAGTAGTTTTAGCATATAGCGGAGGATTAGACACATCATACTGTCTAAAATATTTAAAAAACGAAAAAGGCTTTGAAGTTCATACCGTACTAATTAACACAGGCGGTTTTGACGATGCCGAATTACAAGCTATCGAAGACAGGGCATACGAATTAGGAAGTGCACAACACGCAAATTTGACTATACTTGATAAATATTACGACAAAGCAATCAAATATTTGATTTTCGGAAATGTATTAAAAAATAATACTTACCCTTTGTCAGTAAGTGCTGAACGTGTTTTTCAAGCTATCGAAGCAATCAAATATGCTAAATCGGTTGGTGCAACTGCCATCGCTCACGGAAGTACTGGTGCAGGAAACGACCAAATTCGTTTTGATTTGATTTTCCAAACCATCGCTCCCGAAATCGAAATCATCACTCCTATCCGTGACTTAAAATTATCAAGACAGGAAGAAGTGGATTATTTGGCTAAAAACGGAGTGCACTATTCTTGGGAAAAAGCACAATATTCTATCAACAAAGGACTTTGGGGAACCAGTGTTGGAGGAAAAGAAACCTTGACTTCAGGACAGCCATTACCAAGTGAAGCTTACCCATCACAATTGACAAAAGAAGGTGAAGAGAAAGTAACTTTAGAATTCTTAAAAGGGGAGTTAGTTGCTGTAAATGGTAAAAAAGACAAACCTTCAAATAACATTGTTGTTCTTGAAAAACTGGCTAATGCTTATGCTATTGGTAGAGATATTCACGTTGGAGATACTATTATCGGAATCAAAGGAAGAGTTGGATTCGAAGCTGCTGCACCATTAATCATCATCAAAGCACACCATTTGTTAGAGAAACACACTCTTGGAAAGTGGCAACAATACTGGAAAGAACAACTAGGAAACTGGTACGGAATGTTATTTCACGAAGGTCAGTTTTTGGATCCTGTAATGAGAAACATCGAAACTTTCCTGGAAGACACCCAAAAAACTGTAAATGGAACTGTGACCGTTTCTTTGAAACCATACCACTTTTCATTAGACGGAATCGAATCTAAAAATGATTTGATGAACACCGGTTTTGGACAATACGGAGAAATGAATAACGCCTGGACATCAGACGATGCCAAAGGATTTATCAAAATATTGGGTAATGCCCAAAACATATTTTCGTCTGTAAATAATGAAACTTACGAGTAA
- the argB gene encoding acetylglutamate kinase yields the protein MSNKQPLSIIKIGGNIIDNPTELSQFLADFSKIEGNKILVHGGGKSATKMAQSIGLTPQMIDGRRITDQPMLNVVVMIYAGEINKNIVAQLQANNTNAMGFSGADGNLIQSTKRNHPAINYGFVGDVQKVNTPLLQTLINSRIVPVFCAITHDKNGQLLNTNADTIASELAIAASEVFEVTLNYCFEKAGVLTDVEDENSVIQNINSALYTKLKEEGAIHSGMIPKLDNCFNSLSKGVQKIKIGHHRMLKDSKAICTSIEL from the coding sequence ATGTCAAATAAGCAGCCTTTATCTATCATAAAAATTGGTGGAAACATCATCGATAATCCAACAGAATTATCTCAATTCTTGGCAGATTTTTCCAAGATTGAAGGAAACAAAATTCTCGTTCACGGTGGCGGAAAATCAGCTACCAAAATGGCACAAAGTATTGGGTTAACTCCTCAAATGATTGACGGACGAAGAATTACCGATCAACCAATGCTAAATGTAGTAGTGATGATTTATGCGGGTGAAATCAACAAAAATATCGTGGCACAATTGCAAGCCAACAACACCAATGCAATGGGATTTTCGGGTGCTGATGGAAATTTAATTCAATCCACCAAAAGAAACCATCCTGCAATCAATTACGGTTTTGTAGGCGATGTTCAAAAAGTAAACACACCATTGTTACAAACTTTAATTAATAGCAGAATTGTCCCTGTTTTCTGTGCCATCACGCACGATAAAAACGGACAATTATTGAATACCAATGCAGATACAATCGCTAGTGAATTAGCCATTGCTGCATCGGAAGTTTTTGAAGTAACCTTGAATTACTGCTTCGAAAAAGCGGGAGTTTTAACGGATGTTGAAGATGAAAATTCAGTTATCCAAAACATCAATTCAGCTCTATACACAAAACTAAAAGAAGAAGGTGCTATCCATTCTGGAATGATTCCGAAATTGGACAACTGTTTTAATAGTTTATCCAAAGGAGTCCAAAAAATAAAAATTGGACATCATCGAATGTTGAAAGATTCGAAGGCAATTTGTACGAGCATAGAATTGTAA
- the proB gene encoding glutamate 5-kinase: MAKKRILLKLGSNTLTKETNHISRGKIEDIGMQIAALKDDYEFIIVSSGAIAAAKQFVKLDNHDKDVFVKQALASIGQPHLMRIYNENFSDLGLFTSQCLLSYSDFEKKQTRDNIVNTINVLVKNHYIPIINENDTVATDEIKFGDNDKLAALTAVLLNVDILIIATNTDGFYTKESMDKGTPETILSVKDLKDLEKEIGDSKSSHGTGGMQSKIEAVAIAKEANIETWIINGLKDNFILKALNKEISYTKII, translated from the coding sequence ATGGCAAAAAAAAGAATATTATTAAAGTTAGGAAGCAACACGCTAACCAAAGAAACCAATCACATTTCGAGAGGAAAGATTGAGGATATTGGAATGCAAATTGCCGCCCTTAAAGACGATTACGAATTTATAATTGTAAGTTCTGGTGCTATTGCGGCAGCAAAGCAATTTGTAAAACTTGACAATCACGACAAAGATGTTTTTGTCAAACAAGCTTTGGCTTCGATTGGACAACCTCATTTGATGCGAATTTACAATGAAAATTTCAGTGATTTAGGTTTGTTTACTTCACAATGTTTGCTTTCGTATTCTGATTTTGAAAAAAAACAAACTAGAGACAATATCGTCAACACCATAAATGTATTGGTCAAAAACCATTATATTCCAATCATCAATGAAAATGACACAGTTGCAACGGACGAAATTAAGTTTGGAGATAATGATAAATTAGCCGCCTTAACAGCCGTTTTATTAAATGTTGACATTTTGATAATTGCAACCAATACCGATGGTTTTTATACCAAAGAATCGATGGATAAAGGAACTCCAGAAACCATTTTGTCTGTGAAAGATTTGAAAGATTTAGAAAAAGAAATTGGAGATTCTAAATCTTCCCACGGAACTGGAGGAATGCAATCCAAAATAGAAGCAGTAGCCATAGCCAAAGAAGCCAATATCGAAACTTGGATTATCAATGGTTTAAAAGATAATTTTATTTTGAAGGCATTAAACAAAGAAATATCATATACGAAAATCATATAA
- a CDS encoding N-acetylornithine carbamoyltransferase — protein MNFISIQNIDSLENWVKQALKIKKNPLKNKKLGKNKTLGMLFFNSSLRTRLSTQKAAMNLGMNVIVMNFNSEGWTLEFEDGAVMNQGSSEHIKEAAAVVSQYCDIIAIRAFAGLVDKEKDNAETVISGFLKYASVPVVNMESATGHPMQSLADAITMAEHKTPHRPKVVLTWAPHPRALPQAVPNSFVEMMQKQENMDFVITHPKGYELNPEITKDSKIEYDQDKAFENADFIYAKNWSNYKEYGQITNSDPNWTVTAAKMKLTNNAKFMHCLPVRRNVIVTDEVIDSENSVVIEQANNRTYSAQLVLQKILENVK, from the coding sequence ATGAACTTTATATCCATACAAAACATAGATTCACTAGAAAACTGGGTGAAACAAGCGTTAAAAATCAAAAAAAATCCGCTCAAAAACAAGAAACTGGGCAAAAACAAAACGCTAGGAATGCTATTCTTTAATTCTAGTTTGAGAACCCGTTTGAGTACCCAAAAAGCGGCTATGAATTTGGGAATGAACGTAATTGTAATGAATTTCAATAGCGAAGGATGGACGTTAGAATTTGAAGACGGTGCTGTGATGAATCAAGGTTCGTCAGAACACATCAAAGAAGCGGCAGCTGTTGTTTCCCAATACTGCGATATTATTGCAATCAGAGCCTTTGCAGGATTGGTGGATAAGGAAAAAGACAATGCCGAAACGGTTATTTCTGGTTTCTTGAAATATGCTTCTGTACCTGTTGTAAACATGGAAAGTGCTACAGGACACCCGATGCAATCTCTTGCCGATGCAATTACTATGGCCGAACACAAAACACCACACAGACCAAAAGTAGTGTTGACTTGGGCGCCACATCCTAGAGCTTTGCCACAGGCAGTTCCGAATTCTTTTGTTGAAATGATGCAAAAACAGGAAAACATGGATTTTGTAATCACACATCCAAAAGGATACGAATTGAATCCTGAAATCACCAAAGATTCTAAAATCGAATACGATCAGGATAAAGCTTTTGAAAATGCCGATTTTATTTATGCCAAAAACTGGAGTAATTATAAAGAATATGGTCAGATTACAAATTCTGACCCTAATTGGACAGTTACTGCTGCTAAAATGAAACTAACGAATAATGCAAAATTTATGCACTGTTTGCCCGTTCGTAGAAATGTAATTGTTACAGACGAAGTAATTGACAGCGAAAATTCAGTGGTTATCGAACAAGCCAATAATAGAACCTATTCAGCCCAATTAGTATTGCAAAAAATATTGGAAAATGTCAAATAA
- a CDS encoding aspartate aminotransferase family protein — MNLFDVYPLYPITPVKAVDCTIYDDKGTEYLDLYSGHGVISIGHTQPDYTAKVKEQLDNLSFYSNAIQNPLQVELAEKLGKASGLTDFSLFLCSSGAEANENALKVASFHTNKSRVIAFDNSFHGRTSAAVAVTDNKKIVAPLNAQQVVTFLPLNQIDLVEAELKKGDVCAVIIEPIQGVGGLDQGTTEFFQALEKVCNANEVVLILDEVQSGYGRSGKFFAHQHHGINPDIVTTAKGMGNGFPIGGVLISPKFKASYGLLGTTFGGSHLACAAGIAVLDVMEAKNLIENTNKVSEYFFEAIKVIPEIIKVKGRGLMLGVEFNFDVSALRKKMIIEKHIFTGGANNKNLLRILPPLTITTAAIDTFIVALKESLAELK; from the coding sequence ATGAACTTATTTGACGTTTACCCATTATATCCTATCACGCCTGTAAAAGCAGTAGACTGCACTATTTACGACGATAAAGGAACAGAATATTTAGATTTATACTCTGGTCATGGAGTAATTTCTATCGGACATACACAGCCTGATTATACAGCCAAAGTGAAAGAACAATTGGATAATTTGAGTTTTTACTCGAATGCCATCCAAAATCCATTGCAAGTGGAATTGGCGGAAAAATTAGGAAAAGCTTCCGGCTTGACTGATTTTAGCTTATTCCTTTGCAGTTCTGGAGCTGAAGCCAATGAAAATGCCCTGAAAGTAGCTTCTTTCCACACGAATAAATCAAGAGTAATTGCTTTTGACAATTCGTTTCACGGAAGAACTTCGGCGGCTGTTGCAGTTACTGATAATAAAAAGATTGTAGCACCATTAAACGCACAACAAGTAGTTACGTTTTTGCCTCTAAATCAAATTGATTTGGTTGAAGCCGAATTGAAAAAAGGAGATGTTTGCGCTGTAATCATCGAACCTATTCAAGGAGTTGGTGGTTTAGACCAAGGAACAACTGAATTTTTTCAAGCTTTGGAAAAAGTTTGTAATGCCAATGAAGTGGTTTTAATTTTAGACGAAGTACAATCTGGATACGGAAGAAGCGGGAAGTTTTTTGCACATCAACACCACGGAATTAATCCTGATATTGTAACCACAGCCAAAGGAATGGGGAACGGTTTCCCGATTGGCGGCGTTTTGATTTCACCCAAATTCAAAGCGAGTTATGGATTATTGGGAACTACTTTTGGCGGAAGTCATTTGGCTTGTGCTGCAGGTATTGCTGTTTTAGATGTTATGGAAGCTAAAAACCTAATCGAAAACACCAATAAAGTATCAGAATACTTTTTTGAAGCGATTAAAGTAATTCCTGAAATCATCAAAGTAAAAGGAAGAGGATTGATGCTCGGCGTAGAATTTAATTTTGACGTGAGTGCCTTGAGAAAGAAAATGATTATCGAGAAACATATTTTCACGGGCGGAGCCAACAATAAAAACTTGTTGAGAATTCTTCCTCCGTTGACGATTACAACTGCTGCTATTGATACATTTATTGTGGCACTGAAAGAAAGTTTGGCAGAATTGAAATAA
- the argC gene encoding N-acetyl-gamma-glutamyl-phosphate reductase — protein MITIGIIGGSGYTAGELIRILMFHPNAKLDFVYSTTNAGKPLSIAHHDLMGDIEMNFTDTINPNVDVLFLCLGHGKSKSFLDNNYISINTKIIDLGNDFRLNKDKNHYEKSFVYGLPELNKTDIQNAQYIANPGCFATAIQLALLPLASNGLLNDDVHINATTGSTGAGVSLSETSHFSWRNNNFSHYKAFEHQHLGEIGESLHQLQEDYTNELIFIPNRGDFPRGIFATLYTKSEDSLEDLVAKYEAFYKDQPFVTVTTTNINMKQVVQTNKCIISLMKKGNRILITSVIDNLVKGASGQAIQNMNLMFGLEETIGLHLKPSGF, from the coding sequence ATGATTACTATTGGAATAATTGGCGGTTCAGGTTACACGGCTGGTGAACTCATCAGAATCTTGATGTTTCACCCCAACGCAAAATTGGATTTTGTTTACAGCACGACTAATGCAGGAAAACCACTTTCTATTGCGCATCACGATTTGATGGGTGATATCGAAATGAACTTTACCGATACCATAAATCCGAATGTGGATGTACTTTTCTTGTGTTTAGGACACGGAAAATCGAAATCTTTTTTGGATAATAATTATATTTCAATTAATACTAAAATTATCGATTTAGGAAATGATTTCCGTTTAAACAAAGATAAAAATCACTATGAAAAATCTTTTGTCTATGGATTACCTGAATTAAACAAAACCGATATTCAAAACGCACAATATATTGCCAATCCAGGTTGTTTTGCAACAGCGATTCAATTGGCATTACTTCCTTTGGCTTCAAATGGATTATTGAATGATGACGTTCATATAAACGCTACAACAGGAAGTACAGGTGCCGGAGTAAGCCTTTCTGAAACCTCGCATTTCAGCTGGAGAAACAATAATTTTTCGCACTATAAAGCTTTCGAACACCAACATTTAGGAGAAATTGGCGAAAGTTTACACCAATTACAAGAAGATTATACTAACGAATTGATTTTTATTCCCAACAGAGGTGATTTTCCAAGAGGAATTTTTGCAACCTTGTATACAAAATCGGAAGATAGTTTAGAAGATTTGGTTGCTAAATACGAAGCTTTTTACAAAGACCAACCTTTTGTAACCGTTACTACTACCAACATCAATATGAAACAAGTAGTACAAACGAACAAATGTATCATCAGTTTAATGAAAAAAGGAAACCGGATTTTGATCACTTCGGTGATCGATAATTTAGTAAAAGGAGCTTCAGGACAAGCGATTCAGAACATGAATTTAATGTTTGGACTTGAAGAAACTATAGGGTTGCACCTGAAACCAAGCGGATTCTAA